The genome window TTTCTGTTTGGCCTTCCTCTTTTCATTCAGATTGTGGTATCTGAATGGCGACTATCTGGTCCTGTTGGTGTCCTTGGTGCTCATTCTTCCTCTGTCGCTGCTGAGAAATCTAGGTGAGCAAACATCTCTGACCGGTTTGGGGTGGGAAGTGACTGTAGGCCCTCAGCTTGGCGAGACCCTGGCAAAGCCCCAGCTGGTCGGAACCCTCCACTGACGATGGTTGTTGGGTCTTGTGCTGTGCTCCCCCACCCATCCCAGATTGATTAAAGCAATGCTGCTCTTCTTCACCTCTAGGATACTTGGGGTACACCAGTGGTCTGTCCCTGCTCTGTATGATGTTCTTTCTCATTGTGGTACgtaatgattttttattttttatttttttaaagaactctgTCAAACTACTCAAGCTTAACCAATGCAAAATACATTTTCAGGTTATTTGCAAGAAATTCCAGATCCCTTGCCCTGTGGAAGCTGCTTTGATGATCAACGAGACTGTGAATGGCACCTTCACCCAGGCGGCTTGGTCATCTCTGGCATCCAACACCACCATGGCTGATGATTCTTGTAGGCCGCAGTATTTCATCTTCAACTCACAGGTAATTTTGTTTCCATCCTGTTTCCTGGAAAGAAATGTCTAGGAAAGGATAAAAAGATCTCTTAAGGCAAATTGAAGGATAGATGCCATATGGCTttttagaaaggaaggaaggaaggaaggaaggaaggaaggaaggaaggaaggaaagaaagaaagaaagaaagaaagaaagaaagaaagaactggcgGACTAGACAAGTTTGAGGTTCTGTTGTAGTCTAGGAAGGCAAGAGAAATGACATGGTGGGTCCCAGAGGTTGGATGCCGGTCCTACTTGGGAAACAGTGGGATAGTTGGGAGTTTGAGGTCCTGGAGCTTAGCTGGGACCTGATAGGGGTGTTGTGGGCCCTGAGTACAGCGATGTGTTTGTTTCAGACGGTGTACGCTGTGCCCATCCTGACCTTCTCCTTCGTCTGCCACCCTGCTGTCCTTCCCATCTATGAAGAGCTGAAAGGGTAGGCTGCTCCGTCTCTTCTAAGTCTGTTGGGCGCATACTGAAGCAGTAGGTATGGAGCGTGCTAATTACGCATTTGTGCTCTCTGTTGAATGTGCAGTCGCAGCCGGAGACGGATGATGAATGTGTCCAAGATTTCTTTCTTCGCCATGTTCCTGATGTATCTGCTTGCTGCTCTCTTTGGATACCTGACGTTTTACGGTAAATGATGCCTGCTTTAAGAAAGAGCAAGACTCTGAAGTGAAACTGTCACTGTATGTGTAAAGAGTTCCCATCCGGTGTAATCAGTAATTCCGAAGCAGCCGAGAGCCGGCTGTTGACGTTTCATGTTCTCTCTGCTCCCATCTTTAGCCCACAGcacacatgcacgcgcacacacagttAACCAGACCGGGCTTTAGAGTCTTGGCTCCCGTTAGGCCTCGCTGGAGGTCATGTGGCTAAATTAGTATTTAGAAAATTTCTCCTCCAATGTTACTTTAATTGCATTAACCATAATTCCAGATTAATCTTGTTAGCCTCTTAGTTTGCAGTCATTTTGTGAGTAGCTAATAATTTCAGTGCAGATCCCGCTGCCAGTCAGCTTTCATACTCGATCCCCAGAGAGAAGCCGCCCTGAAAGCCCGTTTCTGCTCTGTCCCCACAGAACATGTGGAATCCGAACTGCTCCACACCTACTCTTCCATCGTGGGAACCGACATTATTCTCCTCGTTGTCCGTTTGGCTGTGTTGGTGGCCGTCACCCTCACGGTGCCAGTAGTAATTTTCCCGGTAAGTGACCACGTGCCCCTGCACCGGCCAAGATGAGTCTGGGTGTTGCTCAAAAAGAGGGACTTGTGTGTGGGTGGTTCGGTATGGGTGAATAAAATGCGGCATAGATTCCGGGTCATCCCGGGGCAGAAAACGGGAGCACCCGCTCCCCAGAAAAGAAGTACTGTCATCGATAACATTCTCAGTTGCTTGAGAGTTCTTCGCCTTGATTACAGTTGGACTGTTACATGATAAACGGTACTTACCTTTTCTTCTCAGATCCGGAGCTCTGTCACTCACTTACTCTGTGCGGCAAAAGAGTTCAGCTGGTGGCGCCACTCTGTCATCACCGTGTCTATCTTGGCCTTTACCAATCTCCTTGTCATCTTTGTCCCTACGATTAGGGACATCTTCGGTTTCATTGGTAAGtttgtaaaggattgtgttggaattttgatgggagtcgcattgaatctgtaggtggTCTTGATTTGTGTGCCTAGAATATTAGGGCTCAAAAAAACAGACTCCATGAGTTCTCAAGTGGGGAATGGCTTCTTACAGGTGCGTCGGCGGCCGCCATGCTGATCTTCATTCTTCCGTCTGCCTTCTACATCAAGTTGGTGAAGAAAGAACCTATGAGATCTGTGCAGAAGATCGGGGTGAGTGAGAGATGACCGTACAATCAGTAGTTAatgtgtctctctttttctcgTAAAGCTTTGGTAGGGAAGTACCTCATAgaaggggtggggatggggatgtGCTTTGCAGTAGATACCGTGACTGCAAAGAAGTTACTAAAGAACAGTGCAAAGGCATTGACATGCTGTTGGTGCCCTGTATGATGGGCGCAGATAGGCCTGTCTACTGTGTAGGctgcaggaagcagagatgggttTAGTTAAGAGGCGGACCCTGTGTAGAGTTGGAGGGGAGGGTCCTGCTCTGCACAGGTTTACTGCTGTGTTTAGTCTTTGGTTCGGGAGCCTTGTTTCACAGGGGAGATACACTAAGCACAAACCCCGAGCTTTGGAACAACCAGGATCCTAGCAAGGGATACGTAGGAGCAAAAGACTTGTTGGCCCTGCTCGCCACTGCCATTCTGGTCTGAAGAATGAGGTTAGAAATAAACTGGGGTGAACTTTTCCTAGGGAGATAAACTGTTGAGCCCAGAGGGCACCTGCAAGCCAAGCTCTGCCCCCTTAACTCAGTGAGTTTATTAATTCCAAGGCCGTGGGTGAGAAATTACAGGTACGCAAATGGCTGTACTAAAGAAAAGGCCCATTCACCTTCCCTCCAACTCCAGGGCTCGCCTTGGCTTAATTTTGTGACGTTTGTTCTattgagaaacacacacaaagccaaTTCAAGTGTTTCAGCAGGAGGACCTCTTGCAGAAGCTCAGAACGTTTCAGCTGTAGGCTTTTTGTGCAACAAATAACTCAATCACTCAAAAGAGTTCATATTTAGTCAGGTGAAACTAGAATGTTGTAACTTAGTGTGTGACTTTAAGGGCCCCTTGCTGATGAGTCTTCTGCTTCTTGCAGGCCCTGTGTTTCCTGTTGAGTGGCATAGTGGTGATGATCGGAAGCATGGCCTTGATTGTCTTGGATTGGGTACACAATGCCTCTGCAGGTGGCCATTAATGGCACCACTAAAACTCAACAGTCCATCTGCCACAGTGTTGAGTCAACACTCAACTTACTCAGAAATTTCACCCGATGCTTTCGTTCACTTCCTTTTGAAGTGCAGATTCCTCGCTGGTTCTTCTGAATGCAGAATAagtgaacttttcttttttattgttttgttttgttttgtttttttttaaggaaacttATCTGTGTGTTAGGGAATGGATATTACCAAGGAAACCACGAGTCTTGGGTTAAGGGAAGTGACAATTTATTCCATTCCAGAGAATGGATGAACTTTTAACTTTTATCAAGCCACATGTTTGGCTGTGTCATTGTTTAACTTGGatattttatgattttacttGAATGTGCCTAACGGAACCATTCGATGTGAGAAACACTTCTTAATTTACAGCAAAGTATTGAAATAAGCATTGAGAAAAACACTTATTTTTTGTAccaaaaatactttaaaagaccTCAGAAGCACTATTTTACTTTGAAGAAATTGCATTTTTTGAACTTTATCCAGAACCAGTTGTCAGTGAACTCCGTAAAACAATTTCATTGATGTTTAAAAGTGAATATTAGTATTATGAAATTATTTGCCTTTTTTGTAGGCATTATAAGCCAAATACTTTTTTACCCAAAaatcattttcaggaaaatgttaTGAAAAATTGCACCATGAATTAGCATAGTTATGTTTTGTTCGTTCAGATTTCATTCAAAGGATAATTGGTAATTGTTGTACCAAACAGGTGAACTCCGTTCATTACTTTGCCTCCAGATAATTTGGTTCATTAAAACTAAAATGTTAATGTGTTCAATCTAGTAGGCTGGAGAACAGTGCAGATGTTTCTGTAGGAAATGAAATAACTGATTTTGAGGTACCAAATAGTGCAATTGGGTAAAACAGGGTTTATTCAGTTGCGTCTGTCTCCAGAGTTGTGTGGTCAGCTCTGGGTAGTGCTTTTGGGCCCACCTATTTTAAAAACATTGCTTCCAGAAGTGAAATGGTTTGGTGGCAGTAGGCCAAACCTGTCCGATAGAAGGTGCAGCTTTCACACGCACATCTACTGGAAGCGTGATTTACTTGACAACAAGTGGCTCAGTTGCGCTCctgctgtgagcacagcagaggTCTAACCTCCAACCGCAGGCTGCACAACGCTGGCACTCTGCACGGCGCGGGGAAAGGTCACTGGGTTTCTCACGCAGTAAGCTTTTTAAAAACTCGCACTGGATTGTCATCTCATTTGTGTACAACGCAGAATTATTTGTTTACAACGAACAAATGATTGGTTAGGGGAAGTAGTACAACCTGGCTGTACTTGGTTTCTGGTCCAGCTGCGTGCTTACCTTTCCATTTCAATTCCAGTTAGAAGTATCACTTTGAAGCTTGGCTTTAAGAGCACATTTACTGTATGTTAACGGTGTATGgtgaaaatattattaaataatgtGGTACTTTGCTCATCAGGCATAATGTCTAAGATCTAATATACATAATTCCATTAAGCGGTTGAGGGAAGCAAGTGGAATCATTAATTGGCCATCTGGCTCTTAAGGTTTTCTCTTGAACTAAACGTTTTTAGTTTGAGGCAAGGGCCGGAGATTGGCACACATGGTTTTTGTTACATGGTCTTGTGTATGTGACTAAATTCAGAGGCAAGATCTGTCTGCTGTTAAAGACCCTTGCAGAATGGAAGACGTCTGTTATTGCTGCATTGGGTGAAACCAATGGTCCTTTTTGTCCCGAAGAAATCACTGGGGACCATCTAGAAGCAAAGGCAGTGAGGAGACACTACCACGCTGCTTTCATTTTATTCAAATCCAGAACCACACCTGTAATTCAGGAATCGCCACTTCCACTTGAAGACCTAGAAAGAGTTGCTGATAAGATCTGCCAGGAGATTGCTGAGAAACAGGCACCAGAGAAAGGGTGCCGTGGCAAccaggaagaggtggaggagaaaaTCCTGTTCATGGCCTGTCAGTGTGGAGAGACTTCCTGAACCTTTTTTGAGGGAGCACAATTTAAGGCTCAAAATGAATTTTAGGCCAAATCCCAACGCTTGGGGCTGTTTATCTGCCTTGAGGTTCCTAAACTGAATCCCAATCTTGAGCAGTCTTCAGTATTAAAACCACTCCCCTGTCACCTCATTTTTGCATTGCTGTCTTCCATGGACGTTTCAGTTATAACTGTACTGTTATTTATAGAGCAGCATTAATCCATTAAAGCTAAcctatttttcaatatttatgaTAAACTGTACATACATTGTCCATATGTATTTGTAAATAGAGTGTATATACCAGCGGAACTGGGTCCTGGGTTCAAATGTAGATACTCCCATAAGTTTCTTAACTGCATTTTGATGAATTTACATTATATATAAGTCCCCAAAGTACATGTACAGAGAATTCAATGTTAGAAATTGACACTGTATAATACCAAAATTGAAAGTACTTGTTTAAATTCTATTTGCAATAAACTGATTGGATGTCAATTTAAGTAGAACTGTTAAAGCTTTAAATGAGGTCTAAATTTTCATGATGCGGGGCCTACCACATGCTGTCTGGTCACATGCTGAGTGTGATCGTGAGGACGTGGAAGCCTTGCTGTGTGTATAGTGTAAATGTCCCACTGTCCTGTTAGAGGCTAACATGCCATTGTGGCGTGCTGGCAAGGAGTGCTACACAAGTTTCAATGAAACAATGTACGTTTGTTTTAACTGaactaaaataaatacatgctTAATCCTGATgagcctttttcttttccttctggttAATGGGATGAGGGGGCGAATCAGGTGCCTTGTAAAACAGTGTTCAGTAAGTGTCTGCCAGAGACTCCAAGGTTACAGCTTTGGGTTGGGGGTCTAGTCTTATCCCTGCTGGGGGCTGGTACAGCCAGAGTTTTTAGGAAGCTACCCTAATGCACAGTGGAGATTAAGGAATCTTTGGATAGGTCTGGAAGGTCAGGTTCGCTTTGATGGGCATGTGTTGTGTGGGTCAAGGATTGCCAGGCTGTGCCTGGGTCCTTGAAGGCTGAGGGAATATAAGGAGAAAACAGCTTGAGAAGTTTCCAAAGACACAGCTATGAGAAACTAAGGTCCCGAGCTTAGCAATGCAGTTACAAAGCGTGGCTAAGGGCTTACACGAAGCCTTTGGTATTTAACAGGCTTTCGTTGGACACCTACTGTGTGCAGCTGACATGGGAGTGATGGAGGTGCTCTGTCACATTGGTTTTCCAACAGTGTGGTGTTAACGCTACATCACCCACCCCTCCAGATACGGTGATAGCCTGTgcaatagccctggctgtcctggtctcactttgtagaccaggctgtcggACGTGGAAcggtgcctgcctctgcctccccagagctgcgattaaagccatgcaccatGCTAggctacattttttaaaaaaatactttttttattaattacagtttattcactttgtatcccaactgcagcctcctccctcattctctcccaattccaccctccctctcctccacccatgccccttccccagtgtactgatagaagaggtcctcctccccttccatctgatcctagactcaggtctcatcaggaatggctgcattgtcttcctctgtggcctggtaaggctgcttccccctcagggggaggtcatgtcagagacagtccttgttcccattactagggaatccacttggacactgagctgccatgggctacatctgtgcgggggttctaggttatctccatgaatggtccttggttggagtatcagtctcagaaaagaaccctgggccctgagttcttggttcagttgctctccttgtggagagcaactcttgtcctctccaggtctttctatctcctccttctttcataagattccctacactctgcccaaagtttggttatgaatctcagcctctgccttgataccctgctgggtagagcctttcagaggccctctgtggtaggcttctgtccctggtttctccctcttccaatgtccatcccattttctgaatgaggattaatcatcttacctagggtcctccttcttgattagcttctttaggtgtacagattttagtatgtttatcctatattatatatctaatattcacatataagtgagtgtctttctgcttctgggatacctctcaggatgatcttttctagttcctaccatttgcacacaaatttcatgatttccttgtttttaattgctgagtagtaatccattgtgtaaataccacaatttctgtatccattactcaactgagggacatcagggttgtttccagcttctggctattaaaaataaagctgctatgaacatggttgagcaaacgtcctggtatacctgagcatcttttgggtctaTGGTTAGGCTACATTTGAAACACCAGTTTGtttacaattaggaatacatgctGGTAGGTCCACTCAGGATGCATCAGCACACTAACCAGTGGGCCCGCCATTTCCAAGAAATTGACAAAGCCCTTGGAACATTCGAGAAATACGTATTTCTAAGGCCCTGTATCTTGAGCTGCACATCCTTCTCACCTAGAGAGATGATCTTGTAAGGTTTCTGGAAGCAAGGTGAAGGAAGCGTGCAAGTAGTGCCTGAGAGGGTTAGGCAAATGTTCCATCAGTGTCCTTGCACATACCAAAACCAGTCTGTTCTGGAGACCAGAGACAGGCGTGTGGCGCTCACTACAGAGCCACACAGCTGGGTTCTCTGGCCAGTACAGAGTCAAGCCTCTATCCCAATCTCCAATGCAGGTGCTAGGGTGTGGAGACTCCGGAAGCCAGGAGCAGGCTCTGTCGTGTGAATGGTTCTCAGAGGAAAGGTGTGATGGCGATGGGCTAGAAAcagttggcacctgtggtcctCTGTTCACACTTTTCTTGTGGATCCATGAAAACCGTTTTAGTCCTCAGCAGCGTGACTGGCCTCTGGCAAGAAAAACATCACTCCAAGCATGTCTTAATAAAACAGTCCCATGATGGCAAAAAACTGTGTTCTTTGGCTTTCCCTTTTCTAGAGACATTCACACAGCTTGCTTTTACGGCTGACTCCAACGCATCTCTTTCTACCTGCCTCATCGCCACCACCCCACCGTTTTCCCGTGAGCTTCACCCCTGCCTCTTCGTGAGTTTATCAACAGTTCAGCAATCTGCTCTACATAACTGTTAAATGAATCAGTGTCCCTAATTCAGCCTTAGAGTTGAAATGAGactcacatattttttttttagcaagaaTTTACTAAATGCTTGCAAGATTAAATACAGCACATGCCATAAAATTAGAGAGCgggttttaaaatacatataattatagCTGGGGGCTTTCGTGTCTAACTCGGGATCTGCCTCCAGAGGGCAGAAGCCTTCTTTGACCTCCATTACCTAATGGGTTTGCTCAAGTCCAGTCAGCCTTGACTGTCCCTCACCAACTGTGAAGAGTTAACCCCAGGAGTCTGCTTGCTGACCCTTGGCGATCCTAGGGATGTTGCCATCAGAAGGTTCCTGATGTTAGCGTTGAGGGTTTTGTTACGGTCACCCTGGAGTAACAGACGCCATACTGGTTTGTCAGGCTGTTTTGCACGAACACCAAGTTTAATGTGTGCACCTGGTTTCATCGTTGGGGTCTTAGTTTATGCCAAGTCGCATAGCAGCGAGTTCCTCTGTCAACAGCTCCTCCCCCAGTGACCTGGAGTCTCTTTGGTGGCTTCTCATAGTcggtggaagaagaaaaagagctcCCCTGTGTGGTCTGAGACAAGAAATGTCTCCGAAGCCTGTGCTGGGCTCCCAGAATCCTCTCCTATATGTCGTTTCCTGTTGCTTTAGCTCTGAGAACTTTTCCTGCAGGGAATCGTGGCAGTCCGGGGTACCTGCTTTTGTTTCTTAGGAGTCAACTTCATCAGCAAatatgttctgatttttttttcctttgacacTGGCTCTTGTCATCTCTAGGAAGAAGTGGTTTTGGAGACTCAGAACCTCCAGCAGTTAGCTGGGGCTTCAGAGAGTCCCATTTGATAGCTTTCCCTCCCAAGTTCCTGAAACTCGGTCGTGAGCTGAGAGCCCATCCATGCCATATGCAGCCTGTTGCCTCTCGGTCCCCAGGGGGCTTCGGCACTGCTTCAGACCTGCCTATGCTCAGGAAATGAAAGCCGTGATGCTGTCCCCAGAATTTACCTTCCGGAGATGACAGTGCACCAGCCCCCCGCTTccttttgcattctttttttttggggggggatccTCGCCTATCCTCATGCTTTCTAAGAGACTTCTTTGGGTGTCTTTTCTAACCACATACAGTGCTTATCCTGAAATGAGTTCTGCTAAGTTCAGCTTTTCTAGCTGAGTCAATTAAACATGTATGTATAGAGCCCAATCTGTCATAAAGGGTAAAGGAAAAGTGACGTGTTGAAGCCTAATGTCTGAGCTCAGTCCCCCAGTGCCCTTCTATGGTGGGCGTGGTCCCGCACAGAAGACGCCCTCCATCCCCAGCTCCAAATTTCTTCAGAGCCAGGCCTCGAGACGGTTAGACTCCTAAGTGTGGCTCCACTGGTCCTTGTTAGCCAGATGCACCCTTAGCACCTGCTAGACCAGTTGCCTTACCTCAGCGCTACCGTGGTGTTCCCCCAAAGCTCCCCGGGAAACCGGCTCTCCCTGTGGGCAAACGGGCTGCCCCACAGATGCGCAATTCCTTCCCGGCGTCTCTATGGCAGAACaggtgggggagaaaaaaaaacagacacaaatgTCACAAAGTCTCATATGATCCGCAGTGCCCAGTGGACAATGATGTCATTACAGAGGATTACCATGCCTGGGCAGGAAGAAACAGGTGAGGGAGAGACACTGTTAAAACAAAAGTCTGTCCTTCAATTGCAGCGAAGACACTATCGTAAGCCAGTCCTCGGAGTGAGGATTTGGGGAAATATCCTGgatcctatgtgtgtgtgtgtgtgtgtgtgtgtgtgtgtgtgtgtgcatacgtatatatatgcatgcatacatttacatatatgtatgtatacatacatatactttcAAGGCTATAGTCTgatatttttactgaatatatagcaaaaccacacacacacacatatatatatatataaactttttaaattatgacACATcagctcctccttcccttttgtcCCTCCAACCCCTTTAACGTCCCCCTTTGCTCCCCCCAGTTCATGGCCTCTTTCGTTGATACTGTTACATGTACGTATAGACAGATAAATATGGAAACAAAACCTACCAAGTCCCTTGCTGTCATTTATACGATCTCAGAGCTGACCACCTGGAGTTGGATAACTCATTTTCCTCATCCCTGCGGAAGACTAATTCTCCCTCTTTAGGCGGCTACTAGCTGCCCCTAACcaacatatgtttttttttttttaaatattcatgtatTTAGTCTAAATGTATGTGCCTGCGCCTGAGTGTGCATATGAGCACCACGGGGGGAGGGGAGTCAGGGAACCAAATCTAGGTTCCCTGCAGGAACAGTGAGTGGCCATGAGCACAGAGCAACCTCTCCAGGCCCAACCAACATCCTTTTTCAAAGTGAGGTATCTGGTCAATGGGCAATGAGAGAAACCAGCTTATTACAAGGAGCCCGTTTTGTGgattcacccccccaaaaaaaaaaaacaaaaaaacaagcatttGCTCTCCTCAAGAGGAAACAGGGCCACTCCTCTCTGCTAAACTATAAATGTTTCGATGGTTTCTCTAACCTATTGTAGTCTGTCATGGATTCATGTTATAGTCTAAACCGAAAATaaactgtttccttttcttttcctttcttttgctttgtatttCCCTCTCGGGTGACTGGAGTCTCGGGAGAGGTGGAACTCAGGGTTCACAACCCTTCTGCGCTACACAGAGGGACTGTATTTTTAAACTGATCCCTAAATAGAAAGATCCAAAGAAGGAAATATGTGGAATATGAGAAATCTCTGCTGGAAATGTGAGGGCCGCATGCATTTGGAAACATTCTTCTCTCACAAACTGCTCCGAAAGGAAATGCCGCCTGCATTGAAGGCAAGGGAGCGAGCGCACTTTCCTTGCGTGTGGGGGAGAGACAatgaattacattttttaaaagcgcCCTTTGttctcagaagaaaatgaaagcacagaCAGGCAGGAATTTGCTCCAAAG of Meriones unguiculatus strain TT.TT164.6M chromosome 8, Bangor_MerUng_6.1, whole genome shotgun sequence contains these proteins:
- the Slc38a2 gene encoding sodium-coupled neutral amino acid symporter 2 isoform X1 produces the protein MKKTEMGRFNISPDEDSSSYSSNSDFNYSYPTKQAALKSHYVDVDPENQNFLLESNLGKKKYETDFHPGTTSFGMSVFNLSNAIVGSGILGLSYAMANTGIALFIILLTFVSIFSLYSVHLLLKTANEGGSLLYEQLGHKAFGLAGKLAASGSITMQNIGAMSSYLFIVKYELPLVIKALMNIGDSNGLWYLNGDYLVLLVSLVLILPLSLLRNLGYLGYTSGLSLLCMMFFLIVVICKKFQIPCPVEAALMINETVNGTFTQAAWSSLASNTTMADDSCRPQYFIFNSQTVYAVPILTFSFVCHPAVLPIYEELKGRSRRRMMNVSKISFFAMFLMYLLAALFGYLTFYEHVESELLHTYSSIVGTDIILLVVRLAVLVAVTLTVPVVIFPIRSSVTHLLCAAKEFSWWRHSVITVSILAFTNLLVIFVPTIRDIFGFIGASAAAMLIFILPSAFYIKLVKKEPMRSVQKIGALCFLLSGIVVMIGSMALIVLDWVHNASAGGH
- the Slc38a2 gene encoding sodium-coupled neutral amino acid symporter 2 isoform X2; translation: MWTWILKTRTFYLNRIWGRRSTKQTLILLTFVSIFSLYSVHLLLKTANEGGSLLYEQLGHKAFGLAGKLAASGSITMQNIGAMSSYLFIVKYELPLVIKALMNIGDSNGLWYLNGDYLVLLVSLVLILPLSLLRNLGYLGYTSGLSLLCMMFFLIVVICKKFQIPCPVEAALMINETVNGTFTQAAWSSLASNTTMADDSCRPQYFIFNSQTVYAVPILTFSFVCHPAVLPIYEELKGRSRRRMMNVSKISFFAMFLMYLLAALFGYLTFYEHVESELLHTYSSIVGTDIILLVVRLAVLVAVTLTVPVVIFPIRSSVTHLLCAAKEFSWWRHSVITVSILAFTNLLVIFVPTIRDIFGFIGASAAAMLIFILPSAFYIKLVKKEPMRSVQKIGALCFLLSGIVVMIGSMALIVLDWVHNASAGGH